Proteins from one Plasmodium gaboni strain SY75 chromosome 4, whole genome shotgun sequence genomic window:
- a CDS encoding alpha tubulin 2 has protein sequence MREVISIHVGQAGIQIGNACWELFCLEHGIQPDGQMPSDQVVAGGDDAFNTFFSETGAGKHVPRCVFVDLEPTVVDEVRTGTYRQLFHPEQLISGKEDAANNFARGHYTIGKEIVDVCLDRVRKLADNCTGLQGFLMFNAVGGGTGSGLGCLLLERLAIDYGKKSKLNFCSWPSPQVSTAVVEPYNSVLSTHSLLEHTDVAIMLDNEAIYDICKKNLDIERPTYTNLNRLIAQVISSLTASLRFDGALNVDVTEFQTNLVPYPRIHFMLSSYAPIISAEKAYHEQLSVSEITNSAFEPASMMAKCDPRHGKYMACCLMYRGDVVPKDVNAAVATIKTKRSIQFVDWCPTGFKCGINYQPPTVVPGGDLAKVMRAVCMISNSTAIAEVFSRMDQKFDLMYAKRAFVHWYVGEGMEEGEFSEAREDLAALEKDYEEVGIESNDGEGEDEGYE, from the exons ATGAGAGAAGTCATTAGTATTCACGTTGGACAGGCTGGTATTCAAATAGGAAATGCTTGCTG GGAATTGTTTTGCCTTGAACATGGAATTCAACCGGATGGTCAAATGCCAAGTGACCAGGTCGTTGCTGGTGGTGATGATGCctttaatacatttttcTCAGAAACGGGAGCTGGAAAAcat GTACCACGCTGTGTGTTCGTCGATTTAGAACCTACCGTCGTTGATGAAGTTCGAACAGGAACATATCGTCAGCTTTTTCACCCTGAACAATTGATATCTGGAAAAGAAGATGCTGCAAATAATTTCGCTAGGGGTCACTACACCATAGGGAAAGAAATTGTTGATGTATGTTTGGATAGGGTTCGAAAGCTAGCTGATAATTGTACTGGTTTACAAGGATTTTTAATGTTTAATGCTGTAGGTGGAGGTACAGGTAGTGGTCTTGGCtgtttattattagaaAGGTTGGCAATTGATTATGGAAAGAAATCCAAATTGAATTTTTGTTCTTGGCCATCTCCTCAAGTATCTACAGCTGTAGTAGAACCATACAATTCTGTTTTATCCACTCATTCGTTATTAGAACACACAGATGTAGCAATTATGCTTGATAATGAAGcaatatatgatatatgTAAGAAGAATTTAGATATAGAAAGGCCAACATATACAAACTTGAATAGATTGATAGCTCAAGTTATATCTTCATTAACAGCATCTTTAAGATTTGATGGTGCCTTAAATGTTGATGTAACAGAATTTCAGACTAACTTGGTACCTTATCCTAGAATCCACTTTATGTTATCATCTTATGCTCCTATCATAAGTGCAGAGAAAGCATATCACGAACAATTATCCGTTTCAGAAATAACTAATTCTGCATTCGAGCCTGCATCTATGATGGCCAAGTGTGATCCTAGACATGGAAAATATATGGCTTGTTGTTTAATGTATAGAGGAGATGTAGTACCAAAGGATGTGAATGCAGCAGTTGCAACTATTAAGACAAAGAGATCTATACAATTTGTTGACTGGTGTCCTACTGGTTTTAAATGTGGAATAAATTATCAGCCACCTACAGTCGTACCAGGAGGAGACCTAGCCAAGGTCATGAGAGCTGTTTGTATGATCAGTAACTCAACAGCAATTGCAGAAGTATTCTCAAGAATGGATCAAAAATTTGATTTAATGTATGCAAAGAGAGCATTTGTTCATTGGTATGTAGGTGAAGGAATGGAAGAAGGAGAATTTAGTGAAGCTAGAGAAGATTTGGCTGCATTAGAAAAGGATTATGAAGAGGTAGGAATAGAATCTAATGATGGAGAGGGAGAAGATGAAGGATACGAatga